One segment of Panicum virgatum strain AP13 chromosome 1K, P.virgatum_v5, whole genome shotgun sequence DNA contains the following:
- the LOC120655716 gene encoding uncharacterized protein LOC120655716, translated as MSSMLLDDEYEKRRAKAYQDYDTICKQFSVLLEKLDALGPPKKRTRRSAKKRKTKAEKKPASARRRPAAGPDAGDQGALQRSWPWSSRASSRSSATTSTGRRRPEAAQARQLGHRHRRLQRGTSSESRATLPCPALAQ; from the exons ATGTCGTCAATGCTGCTGGACGATGAGTACGAGAAGAGGCGAGCCAAGGCATACCAGGACTATGACACTATCTGCAAGCAG TTCTCCGTGCTGCTGGAGAAGCTGGACGCGCTGGGTCCGCCGAAGAAGAGGACTAGGCGATCCGCG AAGAAGAGGAAAACTAAAGCGGAGAAGAAGCCCGCGAGTGCCCGACGacgacccgccgccggccctgacGCCGGAGATCAGGGCGCGCTACAAAGGAGCTGGCCGTGGTCATCAAGGGCTTCCTCGAGGAGCTCGGCGACGACGTcgacggggaggcggcggccggaggcagCACAAGCCAGGCAGctcggccaccgccaccgccgcctgcagCGGGGGACGAGCAGTGAATCAAGAGCTACCTTGCCGTGTCCCGCGCTCGCTCAATGA